GCTAAAGGTCTGGATGTGAAGTTGAAGGCTCTGTTTGACTGGTGATGGCAGAGTAAAGAAAAGTAAATGCCCGTAGCGCATCATAAAAAATGGCGCGAAGGGCGAAGTTGAATCTGAGATTTTGTTTTTCTTCACGATGTGCCAGCGTTTTACGATGCCGCGACCATAGAGTTATGCTATTTATTAGCAAGTAAATGATATGGCTAAGAGGATCGTTTTACGATGGATATCAATCAACTACCTGCCAGTTTTCTTCATCATCAGCATTTTCAACTTATCGCGCCGGATATGGCGTGGGTTGAGGAAATGCGACTGACTCTGAATGACTTTGACGCCGCACACCACGAATTTTTGCTCTGGTCACCCGGGATCCATTCGCCTGAATCGGTGCGGGAAAATATGAGGATAGCAATTCATAATTTTCAGCAAAATCAGGAAGAGTATAAATTTCTGATTATCAGCAATGATAATGGCGGATTACTGGGATGCATCAGTCTCTTTATCCGCAATGCCCGTATTCCCAGCTATGAAATTGGCTACTGGCTGGCCACCAAAGCGATGGGGAAGGGTATCATGCATCAAGCCTGCAAAATGGTGACCCATATTGCTTGCGATTTCTTCAGGGCAAAAAGAGTGGAAATTCGTGTCGCCGGGCGTAACCAGCGCAGTCAGGCTGTTGCGGTGAAATGTGGGTTTAAACTAGAAGCTATGTTGCGCAATGAACGTACAGACAGTCTGGGCCATACAGATGATACGTTGATCTATTGTTATTGTACGGCAGACAAAATGCAAAACGCCTGATGTCATTATCAGGCGCTTAAACTTACAAAGCCGTATCTGCTGTTATTCCACTTCTGTCACCAGTGGATGCTCTTCCTGAACCGGCTGGCCGCTACCTTTGCGCAACATCCATACCGCATAGATCAGGGCCATCACTGCCGGAACGGCGCCGATATAGCCTACCGATGACATGGAGAATTCTGCACTGACTTTATTACCCAGCAGCGCGCCGGCGCCAATGCCAATATTGAAAATACCTGAAAACATCGCCATCGCCACATCGGTTGCATCCGGCGCCAGCGTCAGGACTTTCATCTGCATACCCATACCAATCATCATAAACGCGATGCCCCACAGCGAACAGAGCGCAATCATCGCCAGTTCACTCACTGCAGCAGTGGTCAGCAACAGCAGGCACAGAGATAACAAGGCAATGGCGCTGGCCAGCACGACGTTAAGGTGGGCTTCGCCATATTTACTGAAAATAATGCTACCGATAATCCCGGCGACACCCAGAACCAGCAACAGCAGAGTGGCAAAATTCTGGCTGAACCCCGCAACTTTTTGCACAAAAGGCTCGATATAGGTAAATGCGGTGAAATGCGCAGTCACCACCGCTACGGCCAGGGCGTAAAGGCCGAGCAGCGCCGGACGGCTCAGCAGCTCCGGAAGATTTCTTATCGATCCCGCTTGTTCTGAAGAAACGTTCGGGATGATTTTGACAATCAGCCACAGCAGAATAAAGGCTACCGCTGCGATCACCAGAAACGTTGCGCGCCAGCCGAAACCCTGGCCAATGATTCTGCCCAGCGGCAGACCCAGTACCGATGCCAGAGCGGTGGCGGTAGCAATCAGACTGAGTGCGCGCGCGCGGTTACCCACTGGCGCCAGCCGTATCGCCAGCGAGGCAGTAATCGACCAGAACAGGGCGTGCGCCAGCGCGACACCGGCGCGGCTGATCAGTAACACGTCAAAATTCCACGCAAAAAATGACAGCAGATGGCTGCACATAAATAAGCCGAAAATAGTGATCAGCAGGGTACGGCGATTGACCTGGCTGGTCATCAGCATCAGTGGCAGTGACATCAGCGCCACTATCCACGCGTAAACGGTCAGCATGATGCCGGTCTGTGCTGACTCCATGCCGAAGCTGCTACCAATATCTGAGAGTAACCCCACCGGGATATACTCAGTGGTGTTAAAAATAAATGCGGCCACAGCGAGTGTCATTACGCGTGACCATGCGGTTTTACGTGCAACAGCGTTGATATCAGACATAGGCAATCCGCTCTGGTGATAAAGAAGAAAGCGCAAGAGTCTAGATACCTGTGTGCAGAATTCAACCCGAATGTGATCTATGTCGCATTTTTGGCTAAGATATAACGTTGTTATGAAAAATTTTTATCGTCGGAGCTGACAGTCGCCACGGTTCATTCCACCTACTGCAACAGAAATACAGGGGCATAATTTGCTGATAAAAAAGAAGAAAACTCGCTCACATACAGAAGATCGCTCGCTGGCGTTATTCTTAGCCACCAGTGCGGGAGTACTGAATGCGATGGCCTTTGGCGCCTTTGGTTTTTTTCCATCGCATATGACCGGTAACGCTTCGCAAATTTCGACCGAAGTACCCGGCGCGGAATATCATGATCTGCTGTTTCTTGCGGTGCTGATCACGGCATTTATTGTCGGCTCAACCACCGCGCGTTTGCTGGTGATTACCGGCCTGAAGCGCAATCTGAGGACGATTTTCTGTCTGATACTTCTGGCAGAAGGCGTGATATTAACGCTGACTTCACTCTTTGAAACCGTCTTTTACTCGTCAAAAAATAACGGTGAAGTGCTGGTATTGCTCGGGTTCCTGATGGGCATCCATAACTCTACCTCCACTCAGCTTTCCAACGGACGGGTGCGCTCAACTCATGTCACCGGCACCCTGACTGATGCCGGAATCGCGTTCGGTTCATATCTCTCCTCGTTTGTCAGCGCTGTTAAAGCTGGCGAGCGGCATTTCTACCAAAAACAGCTGCATACCCATCTGACGACCATTGCCTCTTTTCTGACCGGGTGTATCGCCGGGTTCCTGTTATTTTCATCCTTTGGCTTCAGAGCGATGATCCCGCTGGGCCTGGTGCTGGTGCTGGTGGCTTTATCCACTATTGCTATGACATTGCATACGACAAAGGCGCGCAAAATCATTTAATTGCTGTGACGTTTGCGCTTTGTGTACCGCAGCTGAAGGGGGCTGACGCCCCCGGATCAATCTTACCGGCTGGTATCTCGGCTCACGGAACGGACTTGTGACAATATTGTGAAGCTAATCTTAACGTTAAAATAAATCTTCCTGTTACCGTTACGTCGCCACTGTGCCGATTTATTCAATGCTGAGTAAACGGTGGTTAAATTTAACTCCTCAGCTTTACTGCAACTTCCTTCCTTATGTCATCTTAATTTTCAGCTAAGAAATCTCCTGTATTTTGTGGGAAATGTCGAATTATGGCGGTTTGTCCCGCGCTAAAGTGATTTAACTCCGACTTGCGTAGGTTCGGGGTGAAATTCGGTTAAGGATCTTCGTCAGTAAAAAAACGGCGGGAATCTGACTGAACGCACATTTCCAAGCTGTTGGCGGATTTTTTCAAATTGCAAATCGCACGTTCTGCTACATTTTCACCTGGTTATTAATAAGAGAAACTTAACTATGTCTGACTTTCTTCCCTTTTCCCGACCGGCAACAGGTGAAGCTGAGCTGGCTGCCGTTGGCGATGTGCTGAATTCCGGCTGGATCACCACTGGTCCCAAAAATCAGCAGCTTGAAAAGGCCTTTTGTCAGTTAACCGGCAATCAGCATGCGATTGCTGTAAGTTCTGCAACCGCCGGGATGCATGTCACGCTGATGGCATTGGGCATTGGCGCCGGCGATGAAGTGATTACCCCTTCGCTGACCTGGGTTTCCACGCTGAATATGATTGTGCTGTCAGGGGCTGAACCGGTGATGATTGATGTCGATCGTCACACGCTGATGATTACCCCGGAGCTGATTGAAGCGGCGATCACCCCGCGAACAAAAGCGATTGTGCCGGTTCACTATGCGGGCGCACCGGCGGATATCGATGCGATCCACCGGCTGGGGCAGCGCTACGGCATTCCGGTGATTGATGATGCGGCCCACGCCGCTGGCACCTGGTATAAAGGCCGCCACGTTGGCGCCACCGGTACGGCAATTTTCTCCTTTCATGCAATTAAAAATATGACCTGCGCCGAAGGCGGTCTGGTGGTGACCGATGATGAAAAACTGGCAAATCGTATCCGTAGCCTGAAATTTCACGGTCTGGCTGTAGATGCCTTTGACCGTCAGACGCTCGGGCGCGCACCGCAGGCTGAAGTGATCAGCCCGGGCTACAAATACAATCTGCCCGATATCAATGCCGCCATTGCGCTGGTGCAACTGGCCAAACTTCCCCAGCTTAATGCCCGCCGTGCGCAAATTGCCAACCGCTATCTGCAGGAACTGCGGGATACGCCATTCCTGCCGCTGGCGCAGCCAGCGTGGGATCATCAGCATGCATGGCATCTGTTTATTATTCGCGTTGATCCACAGCGCTGTGGTCTGACGCGTGATGAACTGATGCAGGCGTTAAACGACCGCAAGATCGGCACCGGCCTGCATTTCCTTGCCGCGCATAGCCAGAAATATTACCGCGAGCGGTTTCCCGCGCTCTCCCTGCCTGAAACCGAGTGGAATGCGCAACGCATCTGCTCCATTCCGCTGTTTCCTGGCATGACTGATGACGATGCCAGCCGCGTGATTGCCGCGCTGCGCGATATTGCTGAGAAATAATATGACTACCGATCAGCCCATTAAAAAAATTTCGGTTGTCATTCCGGTATTCAACGAGCAGGAAAGTCTGCCGGAACTGATCCGTCGCACCACTGAGGTCTGCAACACCCTGCCCATGGACTATGAACTGCTGCTGGTGGATGACGGCAGTAGCGACGACTCCGCGGATATACTGGTGGCTGCCGCAGAGCAGCCGGGCAGCCATATTGTAGCGGTGTTGCTGAACCGTAATTACGGTCAGCACTCGGCGATTATGGCCGGTTTCAGTCATATCAGCGGCGATCTGATTATTACCCTCGATGCCGATCTGCAGAATCCCCCGGAAGAGATCCCCCGGCTGGTGGCGGTGGCCGCCGGGGGCTACGACGTCGTTGGCACTGTGCGGCAAAACCGTCAGGATAGCTGGTTTCGCAGGCGCGCTTCGCGGCTGATAAACCATCTTATTCAGCGCACCACCGGCAAGGCGATGGGTGACTATGGCTGCATGCTGCGGGCTTACCGTCGCCATATTGTTGATGCGATGTTGCACTGCCATGAGCGCAGCACCTTTATTCCGATTCTGGCCAATACCTTTGCCCGCCGGGCAATAGAAATTCCGGTGTTGCATGCGGAACGGGAGTTTGGCGATTCAAAATACAGCCTGATGCGTCTGATTAACCTGATGTATGACCTGATAACCTGCCTGACCACCACGCCGCTACGTATGCTCAGCATCTTAGGCAGTCTGATTGCGCTGGCCGGGTTTGCATTTTCGTTATTACTGATCTTTTTGCGCCTGTTTTTTGGTCCGCAATGGTCCGCAGATGGCGTGTTTATGCTGTTCGCTGTGCTGTTTATTTTTATCGGCGCACAGTTTGTCGGCCTCGGGCTACTGGGCGAATATATTGGTCGTATTTATAACGATGTACGTGCTCGTCCCCGTTACTTTATCCAGCGTGTTGTCAAACCTTCGGTTTCTGTCCCCCTGTCCTCAGAGGATATTCAATAATGAAAACGGTCGTTTTTGCCTACCACGATATGGGATGCATCGGTATCAATGCGCTGGTTAAGGCTGACTACCAGATTGAAGCCATCTTCACCCATACCGTTTCCGTGAACGAAAACCCTTTTTTTGCCTCCGTGGCGCGCGTGGCGGCGGAGCTGGGGATCCCGGTGTTTGCGCCGGAGGACGCTAACCATCCGCTGTGGGTCGATCGCATTAAAACCATGGCGCCGGACGTTATTTTCTCGTTCTATTACCGCAACCTGCTGTGTGACGACATTCTGAATAGCGCCAGCGTTGGCGCTTTTAATCTGCATGGTTCACTGCTGCCAAAATACCGCGGGCGTGCGCCGCTGAACTGGGTGCTGGTGAATGGCGAAACAGAAACTGGCGTGACGCTGCACCGGATGGTGAGCCGGGCCGATGCCGGTGCGATTGTTGCACAGGAACCTGTTGCCATTGCCGCGGATGACAATGCCCTGACCCTGCACCGCAAGCTGATCAGCGCAGCGGAGAGTCTGCTGATGAACGCGCTGCCAGCCATCAAACATCATCGGGCCAGCGAACGGGCTCAGGACGATAGTCAGGCGACAACTGTCGGACGCCGTTGTGCGGAGGATGGGCGTATCGACTGGGCGCAGCCGGCGCAGCAGATTAATAATCTGGTGCGTGCGGTGACCGATCCATGGCCGGGGGCATTCGGTTATGTCGGTGCGGCGAAGTTTATTGTCTGGAAGAGCAAAGTGCATCACGGCCAGCTTGCGCAAAAAGCAGGAACCGTATTGTCGGTCAGTCCGCTGCTGATTGCCTGCGGCGCTGGCGCGCTGGAAGTGATAACCGGACAGAGTGAAAACGGCGTTTATATGCGGGGTTCCCAGCTGGCGCAAACCCTGGGGCTGGTGACCGGCGCGCTGCTCAGCAGTCAGCCGCTAGCGGCGATCCGGCGTCGTACCCGTGTGCTGATCCTCGGGGTGAATGGCTTTATCGGCAACCACCTGACTGAACGCTTACTGCAGGATGATAATTTCGATATTTACGGCCTGGATATTGGTTCAGATGCCATCAGTCGTTTTATTGGTCATCCGCGCTTTCAGTTTGTCGAGGGGGATATCAGCATTCACTCCGAGTGGATCGAGTATCACATTAAGAAATGCGACGTTATCCTGCCGCTGGTGGCCATCGCCACGCCGATCGAGTACACGCGCAATCCTCTGCGGGTATTTGAGCTGGATTTTGAAGAGAATCTGAAAATTATTCGTGATTGCGTCAGGTATAAAAAACGCATCATTTTTCCGTCCACCTCTGAAGTTTATGGCATGTGTACCGACGCGAATTTCGACGAGGATCACTCCAACCTGGTGGTGGGGCCGATTAATAAACAGCGCTGGATTTATTCGGTTTCCAAGCAGCTGCTTGACCGGGTGATCTGGGCTTATGGCGACAAAGAGGGGCTGCGTTTTACCCTGTTCCGGCCGTTCAACTGGATGGGGCCACGGCTGGACAACCTCAATGCGGCGCGTATCGGTAGCTCGCGTGCGATCACCCAGCTAATTCTTAATCTGGTGGAGGGGTCGCCGGTAAAATTAATCGACGGTGGCAGGCAGAAACGCTGTTTTACCGATATCAGTGATGGTGTCGAGGCGCTGTTCCGTATTATTGAAAATAAAAACAGTAACTGCGACGGCCAGATTATCAATATTGGCAACCCGGAAAATGAGGCCAGCATCAAAGAGCTGGCGCTACAGCTGCTGGAAAGCTTTAACCGCCATCCGCTGCGCAGTCAGTTTCCTCCGTTTGCCGGCTTTCGTGAGGTGGAAAGCAGCAGTTATTACGGTAAAGGCTATCAGGATGTGGAGCACCGTAAGCCAGCCATTCGTAACGCGCGTCGTTTGCTGAACTGGGTGCCGGAGGTAAAGATGGATAAGACTATCGATGCCACACTGGATTTTTTCCTGCGGACGGTTGATGGCGTGGAACATAAACAATGAAAAAAGTCGGCCTTCGTATCGATGTCGATACCTGGCGCGGGACACGAGACGGCGTGCCGCGCCTGCTGGAAATGCTCAGCCTGCATTGCATTCAGGCAACTTTTTTCTTTAGTGTCGGGCCGGACAATATGGGGCGTCATCTCTGGCGCCTGATGAAGCCAGCATTTCTGTGGAAAATGCTGCGTTCAGATGCCGCGTCGCTGTACGGCTGGGACATTCTGCTGGCTGGCACTGCGTGGCCGGGACGCGATATTGGTCAGGGGCTGGCGGAAATGATTAACGCTACCGCTGACCACCATGAAGTCGGGCTGCACGCCTGGGACCATTTCGCCTGGCAGACCTGGGCGGGCGTCTGGCCAGCGGAAAAGCTTGAAGAACAGATCCGTCGCGGCAGAGATGCGCTGGCGGCGATCATCGGACAACCGGTGACCTGCTCGGCGGTGGCGGGCTGGCGTGCCGACGGGCGTGTAGTGGAAGCGAAAGAAGCCGCTGGTTTCCATTACAACAGTGACTGCCGTGGCACCACGCCTTTTTTACCGATTCTGCGCAATGGCGCGCCAGGAACCGTGCAGGTGCCGGTGACGCTACCCACCTGGGATGAAGTCGTCGGCACACGCGTCAGCAAATCGCAGTACAACAGCTTTATCCTTGAACAGATCAGACAGGATCGCGGCACGCCGGTTTACACCATTCATGCCGAAGTCGAAGGCATTGTAATGCATCAGCAGTTCAGTGAACTCCTCAGGCTGGCGGAACGGGAAGGTATCCAGTTCTGCCCGCTGAGCGAGCTGCTGCCTGATGATCTGTCCGCATTGCCGACGGGAAAAATTGTCCGGGGCACGCTTCCCGGACGTGAAGGCTGGCTGGGATGCCAGCAATTATCTGAGTAACCGGTATGAAATTGATGAAAAATGGCTTATTGCTGCTGGTGCTGTTTGCCCTGTATTACCTTATTCCACTGGAGTTTCGCCCTCTGTGGCAACCGGATGAAATCCGCTATGCGGAAATTAGTCGTGAGATGCTGGTCAGTGGCGACTGGGTGGTGCCGCACTTTTTTGATCTGCGCTATTTTGAAAAACCAGCTGCTGGCTACTGGATTAACAATCTTAGCCAGATGCTATTCGGTCATACCAATTTTGCCGTACGTTTCGGCTCGGTGTTTTCCATCACGCTGACGGCGCTGCTGGTTTACTGGCTGGCGTTGCGCATCTGGCGTGAACGCGATACTGCGCTGATGGCCAGCGTGATTTTCCTCACCACACTGCTGGTATATAGCGTCGGCAGCTATGCGGCGCTCGATCCGATGATCACTCTGTGGCTGGTTGCGGCGATGTGCAGTTACTGGCAGGCAGTAGAAGCGCCGACAACCACAAGAAGAGCGCTTTGCTGGCTGCTGCTCGGGCTGGCCTGTGGTATGGGCTTTATGACCAAAGGCTTTCTGGCGCTGGCGGTGCCGGTGGTGGCGATTGTTCCCTGGGCGCTGCATCAGCGACGCCTGCGCGAACTGCTGATCTATGGTCCGCTGGCGCTACTCGGTGCAGTGGCCATCAGTGCCCCCTGGGCCATTGCCATTGCCCGCGCCGAACCTGATTTCTGGCACTACTTTTTCTGGGTTGAGCATATTCAGCGCTTCGCCGAGTCCAACGCTCAGCACAAAGCGCCGTTCTGGTATTATCTGCCGGTATTAGCGCTGGGGTGTCTGCCGTGGCTGGCGCTGCTGCCGGGTGCATTGCGCACTGGCTGGCAGGCGCGTAAGGAGAATCGCGGTGGCCTGTATCTGTTGAGCTGGGTGCTGTTGCCGCTGCTGTTTTTCAGCATTGCCAAAGGTAAGTTGCCGACCTATATCCTGCCTTGTTTTGCCCCGCTGGCGATCCTGATGGCTAAACAGGCGATGCAGCTGGTCGCAGGCGATAGCCGGACGCTGAAAGTAAACGGCTGGATTAATCTGCTGTTCGGCCTGACCTGTAGCGCGGCGGTAATCGGTTTTCTGGCGCCCTGGGGAGTGGCTTCTCATCCGCTCTACAGCCATATCGAAGTACTGAAAGTACTACTGGCTGCAATGGCTTTCCTGCTATGGGCGCTGATAGGGTGGGTGACGCAGAAAGCCCCCGCGCGACGCTGGGCGTGGGCGGCGTTCTGCCCGCTGGTGCTGGTGCTGGTGGCAGGAAAAGCAATGCCTGACAGCGTAGTAAACGCCAAACAGCCGCAGCAGTTTTTGCATGGCATTAAAAATGAGATGGCATCAAGCCGCTACGTGCTGGCGAACACGCCGGGTATTGCTTCCGGACTGGCGTGGGAATTGCAGCGCAGCGATATCACTCTTTTCGATCAGCAGGGCGAATTGCAATACGGTCTGAGTTATGCGGATGCCCGGGACAAATTTGTTGCCGGTGACGACTTTGCACAATGGTTAACACGTCATCGCCGCGAGGGCAAAGTCTCATTGGTGATGTTGCTGTCCCGCAACCAGCCGGATCCTGCCGCCGGATTGCCCGAAGCCGACTTTTGCTACCGGCAAGGGAGACTGGTGATGTTGCAGTATAATCAGCAGCCATGAATATTCTGTTTATTGCCTTTGCCAGTCTGCTGAGCTGCGCTGGTCAGCTGTGCCAGAAACAGGCCGCGCATCGCGGAGTGCATAAAGGGCGCTGGCATTTGCTGTTCTGGCTGGGGCTAAGCGTGCTGCTGCTCGGCTGTGCGATGCTGGTCTGGCTGGTGGTGCTGCAAAAAGTGCCGGTGGGTGTGGCCTATCCGATGCTGAGCCTGAATTTTATCTTTATTGTGCTGGCCGCCCGCTGGCTGTGGCGTGAACCGGTCTCGGGTCGTCACTGGCTGGGTATCGGGTTGATTGTGGCTGGCGTGATGGTAATGGGAGTCTGGGCCTGATGGGGACTCTGCTGGCGCTGTGCAGCGTACTGCTGGTCAGTTGCGCGCAACTGCTGTTGCGCTGGTCGATGGTCAATCTGCCTGCAGCCAGCGATCTCGCAGCCTTCCTGCCGGTGCTACTGACCTTCTCTGCGCCCGTGCTGGGATTGCTCGCGGGTCTTGCCGCCTATGGACTGTCGATGCTGTGCTGGTTTCTGGCTTTACAGCGGATAGCGATCAGCAAGGCGTACCCGTTGCTTAGCCTGAGTTATGTGCTGGTATGGGCGGCGGCGCTGTGGTTCCCGGCGCTTAATGAGCACTTCAGCTGGGGCAAACTCGCCGGGGTGCTGCTGATAGTGAGTGGCCTGCTGCTGATTTGCTGGCCTGCCGCCGGCAAAAAACCGTAACCCGCCCGCGTTATGATTGAAACAGAGGGGCGCGGGGCTGGATATCGCCGCTAGCAGGCAACCAGAACTTTTTACACAGCTACGTTTTTCCAGCAAAAAAGGCGACATTAAGTCGCCTTTTAGCGTTATGATTTTGCTGATAAATTTTTTACAGGTAACGTATTATGTCGACCGTTTCTCCTCTGCTGGATGTGCAGGAAGCGAGCTTTGCCACCGAAGGGCGCCAGCTACTGGCGCCGGTTTCACTGACGCTGAATGCGGGTGATTTTGTTCTGCTGACCGGCCCCTCCGGCAGCGGAAAAAGCACCCTGCTGAAAATTATGGCTTCGCTGCTGACGCCTTCCGCTGGTGAAATCCGCTTTAAAGGCGCACCGATTGCTCAGCTGAAAGCGGAAAGTTATCGCCAGCAGGTCTCATATTGTTTCCAGACGCCAGCACTGTTTGGCGATACGGTGTATGACAACCTTGCTTTTCCGTGGCAAATTCGCCAGAAAAAAGTTGAGCGCGATGAGCTGAAAAGCTGGCTACAGCGGGTAAATCTGCCTGCGGAGATACTGGACAAGAAAGCGTCGCAGTTATCCGGTGGTGAAAAACAGCGAGTAGCGCTGTTACGTAACCTGCAGTTTTTACCACAGATATTGCTGCTGGATGAGATTACCAGTGCGCTGGATGAAGAAAATAAGCAGCTGGTTAACCAGCTGATCGCCGGGCTGGTGAAGGAAGAGGGGATCGCCGTGGTGTGGATTAGTCATGACAGCGCCGAAATTAGCCAGGCGCAGCGGGTTTTGACGCTGACGGCTCCGGCTACCGGGAGTCATGATGAACCAGCATAATATAACCAATGAATCGCTGGGGCTGGCGCTGATTCTGGTGGTTATCGCGCTGTTAATCAGCCAGAAAGAGAAGCTGGGTCTGGGCAAGGATATTATCTGGAGCGTATCGCGCGCCGTTGTCCAGCTGATAATCGTTGGCTATGTACTAAAGACCATTTTCAGTCTGGACAATAGCTGGCTGACGGTTCTGATGGTGCTGTTTATCTGCGTCAATGCATCGCTTAATGCCCGCAAGCGCAGTCGCAATATTGATAACGCCTTTATCATTTCATTTATCGCCATCACCATTGGCACCACTCTGACGCTGGCGATCCTGGTGCTGAGTGGTTCAATCGAATTTATGCCAATGCAGGTGATCCCGATTTCCGGCATGATCGCCGGTAATGCAATGGTTGCCGTCGGGTTATGCTACAGCAATCTTAACCAGCGCTTTGCCGATAACCGACAGAAAATCATGGAGATGCTGAGTCTCGGCGCGTCGGTTAAAATGGCATCCGCCACGCTAATCCGTGACAGTATTCGTGCCGCAATGATCCCAACCGTGGATGCAGCGAAAACCGTTGGGCTGGTCAGTCTGCCTGGCATGATGTCGGGGCTGATTTTTGCCGGTATTGATCCGGTAAAGGCGATTAAATATCAAATTATGGTGACATTTATGCTGCTGGGAACCGCCAGCCTGTCGACCATCATCGCCG
This is a stretch of genomic DNA from Winslowiella toletana. It encodes these proteins:
- the arnE gene encoding 4-amino-4-deoxy-L-arabinose-phosphoundecaprenol flippase subunit ArnE, with product MNILFIAFASLLSCAGQLCQKQAAHRGVHKGRWHLLFWLGLSVLLLGCAMLVWLVVLQKVPVGVAYPMLSLNFIFIVLAARWLWREPVSGRHWLGIGLIVAGVMVMGVWA
- the fetB gene encoding iron efflux ABC transporter permease subunit FetB; the encoded protein is MNQHNITNESLGLALILVVIALLISQKEKLGLGKDIIWSVSRAVVQLIIVGYVLKTIFSLDNSWLTVLMVLFICVNASLNARKRSRNIDNAFIISFIAITIGTTLTLAILVLSGSIEFMPMQVIPISGMIAGNAMVAVGLCYSNLNQRFADNRQKIMEMLSLGASVKMASATLIRDSIRAAMIPTVDAAKTVGLVSLPGMMSGLIFAGIDPVKAIKYQIMVTFMLLGTASLSTIIAGYLAYRRFYNAQAQLKTLS
- the arnT gene encoding lipid IV(A) 4-amino-4-deoxy-L-arabinosyltransferase; the encoded protein is MKLMKNGLLLLVLFALYYLIPLEFRPLWQPDEIRYAEISREMLVSGDWVVPHFFDLRYFEKPAAGYWINNLSQMLFGHTNFAVRFGSVFSITLTALLVYWLALRIWRERDTALMASVIFLTTLLVYSVGSYAALDPMITLWLVAAMCSYWQAVEAPTTTRRALCWLLLGLACGMGFMTKGFLALAVPVVAIVPWALHQRRLRELLIYGPLALLGAVAISAPWAIAIARAEPDFWHYFFWVEHIQRFAESNAQHKAPFWYYLPVLALGCLPWLALLPGALRTGWQARKENRGGLYLLSWVLLPLLFFSIAKGKLPTYILPCFAPLAILMAKQAMQLVAGDSRTLKVNGWINLLFGLTCSAAVIGFLAPWGVASHPLYSHIEVLKVLLAAMAFLLWALIGWVTQKAPARRWAWAAFCPLVLVLVAGKAMPDSVVNAKQPQQFLHGIKNEMASSRYVLANTPGIASGLAWELQRSDITLFDQQGELQYGLSYADARDKFVAGDDFAQWLTRHRREGKVSLVMLLSRNQPDPAAGLPEADFCYRQGRLVMLQYNQQP
- the arnF gene encoding 4-amino-4-deoxy-L-arabinose-phosphoundecaprenol flippase subunit ArnF, which codes for MGTLLALCSVLLVSCAQLLLRWSMVNLPAASDLAAFLPVLLTFSAPVLGLLAGLAAYGLSMLCWFLALQRIAISKAYPLLSLSYVLVWAAALWFPALNEHFSWGKLAGVLLIVSGLLLICWPAAGKKP
- the fetA gene encoding iron efflux ABC transporter ATP-binding subunit FetA is translated as MSTVSPLLDVQEASFATEGRQLLAPVSLTLNAGDFVLLTGPSGSGKSTLLKIMASLLTPSAGEIRFKGAPIAQLKAESYRQQVSYCFQTPALFGDTVYDNLAFPWQIRQKKVERDELKSWLQRVNLPAEILDKKASQLSGGEKQRVALLRNLQFLPQILLLDEITSALDEENKQLVNQLIAGLVKEEGIAVVWISHDSAEISQAQRVLTLTAPATGSHDEPA